One region of Emys orbicularis isolate rEmyOrb1 chromosome 4, rEmyOrb1.hap1, whole genome shotgun sequence genomic DNA includes:
- the LOC135877056 gene encoding olfactory receptor 4S2-like, with the protein MANISNVTEFVLLGLSQNQKLQKMCFVLFLCFYISIVLGNLLIVLTVVSSQHLNSPMYFFLSYLSFVDICYSSVTAPKMIADFLTEKKIISFIGCIAQLFGVHFFGCTEIFILTVMAYDRYIAICKPLHYTTIMTRRVCGQMVVASWVGGFVHSMVQTLITTQLPFCGPNEIDHYFCDVHPLLQLACADTYVVGIIVVANSGMIALGCFLLLVISYIVILISLRTHSSEGRRKALSTCGSHIAVVILFFGPCTFTYIRPSSHLSEDKMVAVFYTVITPMLNPLIYTLRNEEVKSAMRKLWSRKVMSEGKSKG; encoded by the coding sequence ATGGCGAATATAAGCAATGTGACAGAATTTGTCCTCTTGGGCCTCTCCCAGAATCAGAAGCTGCAGAAAATGTGTTTTGTGCTGTTTTTATGCTTCTATATAAGCATTGTTCTTGGAAACCTCCTCATTGTTCTCACTGTAGTTAGCAGTCAGCATCTGAACTcacccatgtatttcttcctgagTTACCTATCCTTTGTAGACATCTGCTACTCTTCTGTCACAGCCCCCAAAATGATTGCAGACTTCCTCActgagaaaaaaataatctcCTTCATTGGCTGCATAGCACAGCTGTTCGGAGTCCATTTCTTTGGTTGCACTGAGATCTTCATCCTCACGGTGATGGCCTACGATCGCTACATTGCAATCTGCAAACCCCTCCACTACACAACCATCATGACCAGGCGTGTATGTGGCCAGATGGTGGTGGCCTCATGGGTAGGGGGCTTTGTGCATTCCATGGTACAGACTCTTATAACCACCCAGTTACCCTTCTGTGGGCCCAATGAGATTGACCATTATTTCTGTGATGTTCACCCTTTGCTACAACTGGCTTGTGCCGACACCTATGTTGTTGGCATCATAGTTGTTGCTAATAGTGGGATGATTGCTTTGGGTTGTTTCCTTCTCTTGGTTATATCCTACATTGTGATCTTAATCTCCTTAAGGACACATTCTTCTGAAGGGCGTCGTAAAGCTCTCTCCACCTGTGGCTCCCATATTGCtgtagtgattttattttttgggccTTGCACGTTCACCTACATCCGACCTTCTAGCCACTTATCAGAGGACAAGATGGTTGCTGTGTTCTACACCGTTATCACCCCAATGCTGAATCCGCTGATCTACACACTAAGAAATGAGGAGgtgaaaagtgccatgagaaAATTATGGAGCAGAAAAGTGATGTCAGAGGGGAAATCAAAAGGGTGA